Proteins found in one Abyssicoccus albus genomic segment:
- the nrdI gene encoding class Ib ribonucleoside-diphosphate reductase assembly flavoprotein NrdI, which translates to MKNINVIYYTLSGNTESFARKLTDEPFDIKDVNKTNQPYVLLTPTYKFGQVPDIVSEWLEDNHANMIGVVSFGNRNWGSEFFGKAGDIISEMYNVPLVRKVELRGTEEDVAYITEFIHGY; encoded by the coding sequence ATGAAGAACATTAACGTAATATACTACACGCTAAGTGGTAACACGGAATCATTCGCACGTAAGTTGACCGATGAACCATTCGACATTAAAGACGTAAATAAAACGAACCAACCTTACGTATTATTAACTCCGACATACAAGTTCGGTCAAGTACCGGACATTGTGTCGGAATGGTTGGAAGATAATCATGCGAACATGATCGGAGTTGTTTCTTTCGGTAATCGAAATTGGGGTTCGGAGTTTTTCGGTAAAGCAGGAGATATAATTTCGGAAATGTATAACGTACCTTTGGTTCGTAAAGTCGAATTAAGAGGAACGGAAGAAGATGTTGCTTATATTACCGAGTTTATACACGGATATTGA
- a CDS encoding PD-(D/E)XK nuclease family protein, giving the protein MSLAQAFLDQLNKFHTYQEPYDDDLNIHLAEGTAKYLKKGKNVDWSKTYFSPSSASKCPRELYTKGLRNDRGYPLYKRDKKEWKPHQRRITAQGTKIGDWLQYEIMLMEKHYEKFTGEKPRFIFAKTEDGYPVMEDFAYISRPVEHNGQQFQLNGTTDGILVDTHTGELVILEIKSKQETPSKTNYTQMKDPKDGHVQQVTCYSEMYDINQAIIVYVNTAKAKWFADDETLEKSPDVRAFDVEVTQNMKNVIFDKFADITRRINENNPPELDLSSWQFNDYKEAITKTLTQDEIEKMELRISLTKPSKEMAWLKRSMENALVDIKKRKEKSE; this is encoded by the coding sequence ATGTCATTAGCACAAGCGTTTTTAGACCAACTGAACAAGTTCCATACGTACCAAGAGCCATACGACGACGATCTAAACATTCATCTTGCAGAAGGTACAGCGAAGTATTTAAAGAAAGGTAAGAACGTAGATTGGTCGAAGACTTACTTCTCTCCATCATCGGCGTCAAAATGTCCGAGAGAGTTGTATACGAAAGGATTACGTAACGATAGAGGTTATCCTTTATACAAACGAGACAAGAAAGAGTGGAAGCCACACCAACGTAGAATTACTGCACAAGGTACGAAGATTGGCGACTGGCTACAGTACGAAATCATGTTGATGGAGAAGCATTACGAAAAGTTTACGGGAGAGAAACCGAGATTTATTTTCGCAAAGACAGAAGACGGTTATCCTGTAATGGAAGACTTCGCTTATATCTCTCGTCCTGTAGAACATAACGGACAACAGTTCCAACTCAACGGAACAACTGACGGAATATTAGTCGATACACATACAGGCGAATTAGTCATATTGGAGATTAAATCGAAACAAGAAACTCCGTCAAAGACGAATTACACACAGATGAAAGATCCGAAAGACGGACACGTCCAACAGGTTACGTGTTACTCGGAAATGTACGACATTAATCAAGCGATCATTGTTTACGTTAATACGGCTAAAGCGAAATGGTTTGCCGATGATGAAACGTTAGAGAAATCTCCGGACGTGAGAGCGTTTGATGTCGAAGTAACGCAAAACATGAAGAACGTTATTTTCGATAAGTTCGCCGACATTACACGAAGAATAAACGAAAATAATCCACCGGAATTAGACTTGTCTTCGTGGCAATTTAACGATTACAAGGAAGCTATTACGAAGACACTTACGCAAGATGAAATCGAGAAGATGGAACTACGAATATCGTTGACTAAACCATCGAAAGAGATGGCGTGGTTGAAACGGTCAATGGAGAACGCATTGGTCGACATTAAAAAGCGAAAGGAGAAATCCGAATGA